The Nostoc sp. 'Lobaria pulmonaria (5183) cyanobiont' DNA window GATGAATTAACCCAATATGGATCGAAATTTCAATGCTTACATCTGCCAATTTATCTTGCAAAGGAAGTAATACTTAAAATTGTTATCTATTATATAAAAAAATAGTCAATTTTCCGTCCTATGTTAAGTTTTTTCAAAAAATCACGTCTATTCACAACCTAGCTGAACTTTTCAAAAGACTGAAGCTGCCGCATCTACCAAAGTCCGTAAACAGTTTTGATAAAATTATATTTTGCTCCTGTGGCTTTGAGTTTTTGATATATGTTTTTCCACTTTGCAAACTTATTCTATAAATAAGTATAAGGTTAAGTGATATATTTATCTAGTAGAGACTAGCCGCATAAATATTGCTATTAATGCTGGCAAACAGCAGACTATTCACTTTTGTCAATTACAGCTTAATAATAAATCGAGGAGTTTTACAATGAAGCGTTTTCAACTAATGTCGAGCGTTGCAGGTATCAGCTTGCTAGCTTTGGTAGGCTGCAACAGTCCCGAACAACCTACTACCCAAACTACCCCAGCAGTGACTCCTAATGCTAGCGCAGCATCAGCCCCAGCGACAACATCCACTACAAGTAATAGTAGTTTATTAACTATCGTATCTAAAACTAAAGCCGCCGTTACATCTGGCAACTTTGTTCAAGCTAAAAAAGAATTTGACCAATTTGAGGATGCTTGGAAAGAAGTTGAAGACGGTATCAAAGTTAAATCTCCTAATAATTATGAAACTATAGAGACAAATATGGATCGAGTTACAGAAGAACTTAAAGCTTCTAAACCCCAAAAAGAAAAATTATTGACAACATTGCAGTCATTAGAAAAAACGATTACTGCTGTTTCAAAATCTTAAGGAAATGTGCATTCAAGTGTTTTTGAATGCATCGCTGTCTTCCCTACCCTGAATGTACTTATAGGGTAGGAATAAAAGCGGTAAATTGAGTGTATAACCAAGCTCTATGAGCAAACGTGGTGAGTTTGAGAACCCAAGCAACCAGAATATTAAGGCGCTCGATGTCTTAAAAATCTCCGTCGCTTTAGCCCGGAGAGTGTCAAATCTAAGTTCTATTTACTTCAGAACCTCAAATCTCCCAATAGTATATGCCCGTTGCCCACTTCCTTTTAAAAAAGATTCAGTATCTTAAGGAAAGGTAATTCTTCGGGTGTTGTTATACGCAATACTAAGATATTCTTGCTTTCTTCGCCAAGATTGTCATGGTTCAATTCGATGAACAGCTACGCCGCTTAGTTACAGAAGCCTGTGGACACCAACCTGGAAGCCCTCAGCGTCAGAAGCTGCTCACGCAAATTATTCGCTTGACAGCAAGTAGACTCTGGAGGGAACATACTCCCTACTATCAAGACGCACTACAACAAACTTGGTTGTATTTCTGTCGCAATGTTTGTGAAGGTTTGACAGGCCAAACCTACGATCCCAATTATGGCAGTGTGATCACTTGGCTGAATGCTTACCTAAAACGGAGACTACAAGACTTTTACCTTAACCAGAACCGAGAACAAGCCACAACAGTCCCTCTGAGAATTCGTCAGTCTACATTCGGTGGAATAAGTGAAACTATCGATCCTGTAGATAACCTACCGGCTAGCCCCCAAGCACCTCCGATTTTGGAAGACTTGGAGATATGGACGAAGACAGATTCGGATGGGGAACTGCGCGGTACTTACATTAAAGGACGTCCAGATGTGAATTGTCAGGTGTTAATTCTCAAACGCTTACCCCCAGAAGTTAGCTGGAAAGATTTATCTGAGGAATTTGGGTTGTCAATTCCGACGTTAAGCAGTTTTTATCAACGCCAATGTTTACCGCGTTTGCGTAAGTTTGCAGAATTGGAGGGATTATTATGATCGGTGCTGATAGCGAATAGCTAGGGTTGAGCCAGTGCTGAGTCAGAAGTAGTACTGATGAATCTTCCCACTTTCAGCTGAGGTATTCACTCCTCGGAATTAATTTTATGCCTAAGCCTAGTACCGCAAGGCGGAAGTCAAAAGTCAAAAGTCAAAAGTCAAAAGTCTTATGGAATGTGCTTTTTATGGATATTAAATGGTTGCTCTATTTACGCCGTGGTGTACTAGTTAATTTTACTTTTTACTCAGCACTATTTCGGTGGGTTTTTGTTTAAGGTTTGCGCTCGCTTTTTAACTATACTTTGCTAATCAAGTTTCACAGCGATCGCAATAAATAAGAAGATTGTGAAAGCTCAAAGATTGGTGAGGGATGGGAATGGTAACATTACCCTGTTAGCCTAATAGTTGATCCTATGTGTTTCTGGTTATCACCTACCTCTCGTCATGCTTATGGCTAAAACAACTAGGATTTTTGGTGCGAATTCTCTAAAGTTTAAAAGCAGGGGTCGGGAAACCGCAAGGACGCGCTGGCTCACCCCCCTAGCTCACTTTTTACGTTTGCCTTTGTACTTCTTGGTCGCTTTGCTATGCATTGTCGGTTCACCAGTGCTAGCAAAAGTTCCTAACTCAATCAATTCTTCATCCCAACTGCCAATAAACAGTCTGACATCGCTGGCTGTACCCACTGATGCCGCCTCACTCCTACAGCAGGGCAAAGTTTTATACAGTACTGGCAAATTTGCCAAAGCTGTAGAAGTGTTACAACAGGCTGTCCAAATATATAAGCAGCAAGGGGAGAACCTCACACTAGCAGTGACACTGAGTAATCTTTCCCTAGCTTACCAGCAACTCGGTACATGGAGTCAGGCGCAGCAGGCAATTACAGAAAGCTTAAATTTACTCCAAGGACTGGATAAAAACCAAAATCTGCCAATATTTGCCCAATCACTAGATATTCAAGGTCGTCTGCAATTGGCAATGGGACAGTCTGAGGCGGCTTTGGCAACTTGGCAGCAGACAGAAGAAATTTACAAACAAGCAGATGATAAAAGTGGTGTGGTGCGATCGCTAATCAATCAAGCACAGGCGTGGCGCACCCAAGGATTTTACCCGCGAGCGTTCAAAACACTCGATCGAATAAGTCAGACGTTAAAATCTCAACCCGATTCTATAGAAAAGACAGTGAGTTTGCGATCGCTCGGTGATGCCCTTTTGGTATTGGGCGATTTGAAAAAGTCACGCAAAGCAT harbors:
- a CDS encoding DUF4363 domain-containing protein, producing MKRFQLMSSVAGISLLALVGCNSPEQPTTQTTPAVTPNASAASAPATTSTTSNSSLLTIVSKTKAAVTSGNFVQAKKEFDQFEDAWKEVEDGIKVKSPNNYETIETNMDRVTEELKASKPQKEKLLTTLQSLEKTITAVSKS